The following are encoded in a window of Solidesulfovibrio magneticus RS-1 genomic DNA:
- the alr gene encoding alanine racemase, with protein MPIEHNYLRTRIRTENIVANYTRLRAQGGQVVSVIKADAYGHGLLETATALAGAGCESFAVGSAAEGAALRDAGCTAEILSLLGPVLPEDELLIIEKNLVPFMHDFDQLARLAVACTRLGRVAKVALKFDTGMARLGFVEADAPKLAEMLCASPCIEVVMVSSHLATADDPGAFEFVAEQGARFARICQALRHGGLTFRASLCNSAGILAHAGAIGFDARRAGIALYGVNPFAGSAREALGHGLLPAMETVTRIVSVHDLPRGASISYGRTYVAERDMRVAIVAAGYADAYSRGLSNKGFMCLAGRRVPILGRVCMQLTAVDVSGLDAVRPGDAIHLLGGEGPGAVTADDLALWWGTIPYEVFCLLGLNPREHV; from the coding sequence ATGCCCATCGAGCATAATTACCTGCGCACCCGGATACGCACGGAAAACATTGTCGCCAACTATACGCGCCTGCGCGCCCAGGGCGGTCAGGTCGTCAGCGTCATCAAGGCCGACGCCTACGGCCACGGGCTTCTCGAAACGGCCACGGCCCTGGCCGGGGCCGGTTGCGAGAGCTTTGCCGTGGGTTCGGCGGCCGAGGGCGCGGCCCTGCGCGATGCCGGCTGCACGGCGGAAATCCTATCGCTGCTTGGCCCGGTGCTGCCCGAGGACGAACTCTTGATCATCGAAAAAAATCTCGTGCCCTTCATGCACGACTTCGACCAGCTGGCCCGGCTGGCCGTCGCCTGCACGCGTCTTGGGCGCGTGGCCAAGGTGGCGCTCAAGTTCGACACCGGCATGGCCCGGTTGGGGTTCGTGGAGGCCGACGCGCCCAAACTCGCCGAGATGCTGTGCGCCTCGCCCTGCATCGAGGTGGTCATGGTCAGCTCCCATCTGGCCACGGCCGACGATCCGGGCGCCTTCGAATTCGTGGCCGAGCAGGGGGCGCGCTTTGCCCGCATCTGCCAGGCCCTGCGCCACGGCGGGCTGACGTTTCGGGCCTCGCTGTGCAACTCCGCCGGCATCCTGGCCCATGCCGGGGCCATCGGCTTCGACGCCCGCCGGGCCGGCATCGCGCTCTACGGCGTCAATCCCTTTGCCGGCAGCGCCCGCGAGGCCCTTGGCCACGGCTTGCTCCCGGCCATGGAGACCGTAACCCGCATCGTCTCGGTCCACGACCTGCCGCGCGGGGCCTCCATCAGCTACGGCCGCACCTACGTGGCCGAGCGCGACATGCGGGTGGCCATCGTGGCCGCCGGCTACGCCGACGCCTACAGCCGGGGGCTGTCCAACAAGGGCTTCATGTGCCTGGCCGGCCGGCGTGTCCCCATCCTTGGCCGGGTGTGCATGCAGCTCACGGCCGTGGATGTCTCGGGCCTCGATGCCGTACGGCCCGGCGACGCCATCCATCTGCTGGGCGGCGAGGGACCGGGCGCGGTCACGGCCGACGACCTGGCCCTGTGGTGGGGCACCATCCCCTACGAGGTCTTCTGTCTGCTGGGGCTTAATCCCCGGGAGCATGTTTGA
- a CDS encoding S41 family peptidase — translation MRLLTKVSCSLAVSLALCSVAFAAKPEEDRFAPLKRFSQVMDLVENHYVKQVTRNELIDGAIVGMLQQLDPHSSFLSKDEFKEMQVSTSGEFGGIGIEISMENGRLTVISPIDDTPADKAGIKAGDIILEIEGESTQDMTLVDAVQKIRGPKGKAVSLTLVHKDQQKPFKVKVVRDTIPIISVKSNEVEPGYLYIRLTRFNENTTAELKQALADYQAKSGKPLKGVILDLRNNPGGLLEQAVNVSDVFLPSGQIVSIKGKNQEQEKVFSAKGDGADVAVPLVVLINSGSASASEIVAGALKDHKRALLVGEKTFGKGSVQTVIPLSDGSGIKLTTALYYTPSGRSIQAEGIEPDFMVPLQDSESDRDKLSANHQFRERDLSRHLENKKKKPEATDDPKQKMLDQLARDNQLKLALELVKYFPIKTYAP, via the coding sequence ATGCGTCTTTTGACCAAAGTGTCCTGTTCCCTGGCCGTTAGCCTGGCGTTATGCTCCGTCGCGTTTGCCGCCAAACCTGAGGAAGACCGGTTCGCGCCGCTCAAGCGCTTCAGCCAGGTCATGGATCTGGTGGAAAACCACTACGTCAAGCAGGTCACCCGCAACGAACTCATCGACGGGGCCATCGTCGGGATGCTGCAGCAGCTCGATCCCCATTCGAGCTTTTTGTCGAAAGACGAATTCAAGGAAATGCAGGTCAGCACTTCTGGCGAATTCGGCGGCATCGGCATTGAAATCAGCATGGAAAACGGCCGCCTGACCGTCATTTCCCCCATCGACGACACCCCGGCCGACAAGGCTGGCATCAAGGCCGGCGACATTATTTTGGAAATCGAGGGCGAGTCCACCCAGGACATGACCCTGGTCGACGCCGTGCAAAAAATTCGCGGCCCCAAGGGCAAGGCCGTGTCCTTGACACTCGTTCACAAGGACCAGCAAAAACCCTTCAAAGTGAAAGTGGTGCGGGACACCATCCCCATCATCAGCGTGAAAAGCAACGAAGTGGAGCCGGGCTATCTCTACATCCGCCTGACCCGCTTCAACGAGAACACCACCGCCGAGCTCAAGCAGGCCCTGGCCGACTATCAGGCCAAAAGCGGCAAGCCGCTCAAGGGCGTCATCCTCGACCTGCGCAACAACCCCGGCGGCCTGCTGGAACAGGCCGTCAACGTCTCCGACGTGTTCTTGCCCTCGGGCCAGATCGTCTCCATCAAGGGCAAGAACCAGGAGCAGGAGAAGGTCTTTTCCGCCAAGGGCGACGGGGCCGACGTGGCCGTTCCCCTGGTGGTGCTCATCAACTCCGGCTCGGCCTCGGCTTCGGAGATCGTGGCCGGCGCCCTCAAGGACCACAAGCGCGCCTTGCTTGTCGGTGAAAAAACCTTTGGCAAGGGCTCGGTGCAGACCGTCATCCCGCTGTCCGACGGTTCGGGCATCAAGCTCACCACCGCGCTGTACTACACGCCAAGCGGCCGCTCCATCCAGGCCGAAGGCATCGAACCCGACTTCATGGTCCCGCTCCAGGACTCCGAGTCCGACCGCGACAAGCTCTCGGCCAACCACCAGTTCCGTGAGCGCGACCTGTCCCGGCACCTGGAAAACAAGAAAAAGAAACCCGAGGCGACGGACGATCCCAAGCAGAAGATGCTCGATCAACTCGCCCGGGACAACCAGCTCAAGCTGGCCCTGGAACTGGTGAAGTATTTCCCCATCAAAACCTACGCCCCCTAA
- a CDS encoding murein hydrolase activator EnvC family protein, translated as MALFCLLALAGPGQAVKPPTVPAKAVSAAQDAAKARLAEARAKVAAQSAEAARLGRELAALEAARDAEARRLAALTAALWPLRAESLAGAAQAEDWAEADRRFVWTRSLIEAAGASRLAFEAAAAKAKAGRLARDDAALRLLAGRKEADVAFAAAVAGRLRELETAAHQPGRGDEAALAEALDAAAAPDDALAGVAPAGEDGAAGPMVFTPPPGGLAWPSQGRVALPFAPSGRDARQGLVLAVPEGSPVVAAADGRVVFTGTLRGLGRVLILAHDDRCHTVYACLSETSLAVGEAVPRQGLIGRSGYCNQTRAPGVYFELRFREKALNPAEWLAVRR; from the coding sequence TTGGCCCTTTTCTGTCTGTTGGCCCTGGCCGGGCCGGGACAGGCCGTCAAACCGCCGACGGTTCCGGCCAAGGCCGTGTCGGCGGCCCAGGACGCGGCCAAGGCCCGACTGGCCGAGGCCCGGGCCAAGGTGGCGGCCCAGTCGGCCGAGGCCGCCCGGCTTGGCCGGGAATTGGCCGCCCTGGAGGCCGCCCGGGACGCCGAGGCCAGACGGCTTGCCGCCCTGACGGCGGCCTTGTGGCCGCTTCGGGCCGAGAGTCTGGCTGGGGCGGCCCAGGCCGAGGATTGGGCCGAGGCGGACCGCCGGTTCGTCTGGACGCGGTCGCTTATCGAGGCGGCCGGCGCGTCGCGGCTGGCCTTCGAGGCCGCTGCGGCCAAGGCCAAGGCCGGACGGCTGGCCCGGGACGACGCGGCCTTGCGCCTGCTGGCCGGGCGCAAGGAGGCCGACGTGGCCTTTGCCGCCGCCGTGGCCGGCCGGCTGCGCGAGTTGGAGACGGCGGCCCACCAGCCGGGGCGCGGCGACGAGGCCGCCTTGGCCGAGGCCCTGGACGCGGCCGCCGCGCCGGATGACGCCCTGGCAGGCGTGGCCCCGGCGGGCGAGGACGGCGCGGCCGGGCCGATGGTCTTCACGCCGCCGCCCGGCGGGCTGGCCTGGCCGAGCCAGGGGCGGGTGGCCTTGCCCTTTGCCCCGTCCGGCCGCGACGCCCGGCAGGGACTGGTGCTGGCCGTGCCCGAAGGATCGCCCGTTGTAGCCGCCGCCGACGGGCGGGTGGTTTTTACCGGCACGTTGCGCGGCTTGGGCCGGGTGCTTATCCTGGCCCATGACGACCGCTGCCACACGGTCTATGCCTGCCTGTCAGAAACGAGCCTCGCCGTGGGCGAGGCCGTGCCCCGCCAGGGGCTTATCGGCCGCAGCGGCTATTGCAACCAGACGCGCGCCCCCGGCGTCTATTTCGAATTGCGTTTTCGGGAAAAAGCCCTTAATCCGGCGGAGTGGCTCGCCGTCAGGCGCTAG
- a CDS encoding adenylate/guanylate cyclase domain-containing protein, translating to MQFKPVFYTGLTLAALALGLFTTRLEPARRVDAWSSDLWHVLAGKRYEPQHVAVALLDDEALAAEPDRPLVFWGPLYAKILARLREVGAVAVGMDIQPALSPVTWMDIIGADASRDFDRDFMLELAKGKVVLAASVSTESGEPSFSLPATDYLLALPRHEADLGLTNVPLDRDGVVRRFAPALYSEGEPRLSFAAALAKKGAPGISGAPGLAGLDDRTALQPRPIAYAGPPGTFAHVSFARLLAPDALSDPKVQALAGKIVILGIDIHGAHDRLASPYSLPLFGAPKEFMPGPEIHANIIEAMLTGRTLTTVGLGAAAGAWLPFLGLCSLACSRLGPGRSALAALGLGLGAFGLGYGLFLAGRLLPLAGLDVGLVAVWAGANAVRLTRGEREKAHIRHAFGKYVSDAAITAILASGKPPAPGGSLATVTVLFSDIRDFTTLSEKLSAEEVVELLNAYFTRVCDIILAHGGMIDKFVGDAVMAVFGAPLADPKHARQALASALGMITASHDFETWMRERFPKLGDWRFRIGVGLHSGPAVVGNIGSRQRLDFTAIGDTVNTASRLEGVTKTMGCPIVASRMTVTMAGPGVATGREEMARVKGKSEPVPVLEILGLADT from the coding sequence ATGCAATTCAAACCCGTTTTCTACACCGGCCTGACCCTGGCCGCCCTGGCCCTGGGGCTTTTCACCACCCGTCTGGAGCCGGCCCGGCGGGTGGACGCCTGGTCGTCGGATCTGTGGCATGTCCTGGCCGGCAAGCGCTACGAACCGCAGCACGTGGCCGTGGCCCTTTTGGACGACGAGGCCCTGGCCGCCGAACCTGACCGGCCGCTGGTTTTCTGGGGACCGCTGTACGCCAAGATCCTGGCGAGGCTTCGCGAGGTCGGGGCCGTGGCCGTGGGCATGGACATCCAGCCGGCGCTGAGTCCCGTCACCTGGATGGACATCATCGGGGCCGACGCCAGCCGCGATTTCGACCGCGACTTCATGCTGGAGCTGGCCAAGGGCAAGGTCGTCCTGGCCGCCAGCGTGTCCACCGAATCGGGCGAACCGTCGTTTAGCCTGCCGGCTACGGACTATCTGCTGGCCTTGCCCCGTCACGAGGCCGACCTCGGGCTGACCAACGTGCCGCTGGACCGTGACGGCGTGGTGCGCCGCTTCGCCCCGGCCTTGTACAGCGAGGGCGAGCCACGCCTGTCCTTTGCCGCCGCCTTGGCCAAAAAAGGCGCACCAGGTATTTCTGGCGCGCCGGGGCTGGCCGGCCTGGATGACCGGACCGCCTTGCAGCCGCGCCCCATCGCCTACGCCGGCCCCCCCGGCACCTTTGCCCATGTCAGCTTCGCCCGGCTGCTGGCCCCGGACGCCCTAAGCGACCCCAAGGTCCAGGCCCTGGCCGGCAAGATCGTCATTCTGGGCATCGACATCCACGGCGCCCACGACCGGCTGGCCTCGCCGTACTCCCTGCCGCTTTTCGGCGCGCCCAAGGAGTTCATGCCCGGCCCCGAGATCCACGCCAACATCATCGAGGCCATGCTGACCGGCCGCACCCTGACGACCGTCGGCCTCGGCGCCGCGGCCGGGGCCTGGCTGCCGTTTCTGGGCCTGTGTTCCCTGGCCTGTTCGCGGCTTGGGCCGGGGCGTTCGGCCCTGGCCGCGTTGGGTCTTGGGTTGGGAGCTTTTGGCCTGGGCTATGGCCTGTTTCTGGCAGGGCGGCTTCTGCCCCTGGCCGGCCTGGACGTCGGGCTGGTGGCGGTCTGGGCTGGGGCCAACGCCGTGCGCCTCACTCGCGGCGAGCGGGAAAAAGCCCACATCCGCCACGCTTTTGGCAAGTACGTGTCCGACGCGGCCATTACCGCCATCCTGGCCAGCGGCAAACCGCCCGCGCCGGGCGGCTCCCTGGCCACGGTCACCGTGCTGTTCTCGGATATCCGCGATTTCACGACATTAAGTGAAAAACTCTCGGCCGAGGAAGTGGTGGAGCTGTTAAACGCCTACTTCACCCGGGTCTGCGACATCATCTTGGCCCATGGCGGCATGATCGATAAATTCGTCGGCGACGCGGTCATGGCTGTGTTCGGCGCGCCCCTGGCTGATCCGAAACATGCGCGCCAAGCCCTTGCCTCGGCGCTCGGCATGATTACTGCTTCCCATGACTTCGAGACCTGGATGCGCGAGCGTTTCCCCAAGCTGGGGGATTGGCGCTTTCGCATTGGCGTGGGGCTGCACAGCGGCCCGGCCGTTGTCGGCAACATCGGTTCCCGGCAGAGGCTCGATTTCACGGCCATCGGCGACACGGTCAACACAGCCTCGCGCCTGGAAGGCGTGACCAAGACCATGGGCTGCCCCATCGTGGCCAGCCGCATGACCGTGACAATGGCCGGGCCGGGCGTCGCCACCGGCCGCGAGGAAATGGCCCGGGTCAAGGGCAAGAGCGAACCCGTGCCGGTCCTGGAAATCCTGGGACTGGCCGATACATAG
- the mutL gene encoding DNA mismatch repair endonuclease MutL, whose translation MTASTTHRTIRVLPPELQNQIAAGEVVERPASVLKELVENSLDAGASRIEAAIDGGGRTAVIVSDDGGGMTPEELPLALTRHATSKIASIDELERIGSFGFRGEALPSIASVSRFRISSRHEAFEEGAFVAVENGRLTERGPAAVAQGTRIEVRDLFAAVPARLKFLKSEAVETKRATELFCRAALARLDVAFKLTVGGRTALRFPAGQTLPARLAAFWPPAVTEDLFEFSSDAAGAKVHGVLGKPLRAQGKADRMYFYVNGRPVLDRVLLAAVREAYKGRLLAREYPQAVIFLELDPADLDVNVHPAKTEVRFRDEQAVFLTLRRAVGAALDKALVHRTVPAPEPWVKAGAEPPKFASRRDFFEELGRAGAPSPHETTPSGQSVRERAPLPGDPRILSSSSFDETLPPLAPPEGAAQTAGQPAGGAAGRAGSRPAAPLADQGPGRAAHQPHGRRPDQDAAQTFGREPGRFAPPPGATRDMSAQPADQEAYPARPSGYGVAEAPAQRQGPARHFDPPAVARRAAAEAALENDGAEAGAPLYARTVDELEPALPPDMRYLGQFDDTYLIVDTGEELVLVDQHAAHERVIYAAREAAGRRGHSRPLGMPVELTLHPSEQARLQTLFTELRSMGFVVDTPRPGMAAITGAPPELTVGQAKEYLRAALAGQSKSLQDLWILMSCKTAIKAGTRLTADEAVALLSQWATVPDRDYCPHGRPVTVRFGRREMEKMFKRKK comes from the coding sequence ATGACAGCTTCGACGACCCATCGCACCATCCGCGTGCTGCCCCCGGAACTGCAAAACCAGATCGCCGCCGGCGAGGTGGTGGAGCGGCCGGCCAGCGTGCTCAAGGAACTCGTGGAAAACAGCCTCGACGCCGGGGCCAGCCGCATCGAGGCGGCCATCGACGGCGGCGGCCGCACCGCCGTCATCGTCAGCGACGACGGCGGCGGCATGACTCCCGAAGAGCTGCCCCTGGCGCTGACCCGCCACGCCACCAGCAAGATCGCCTCCATCGACGAACTGGAACGCATCGGCAGCTTCGGTTTTCGCGGCGAGGCCCTGCCAAGCATCGCCTCGGTGTCGCGGTTTCGCATCAGCTCCCGCCACGAGGCTTTCGAGGAAGGCGCGTTCGTGGCCGTGGAAAACGGCCGCCTCACCGAGCGCGGCCCGGCGGCCGTGGCCCAGGGCACGCGCATTGAGGTGCGCGACCTGTTCGCCGCCGTGCCGGCCCGGCTCAAATTCCTCAAATCCGAGGCCGTGGAGACCAAACGGGCCACCGAGCTTTTTTGCCGAGCGGCCCTGGCTCGCCTTGACGTGGCCTTCAAGCTGACCGTGGGCGGACGCACGGCCCTGCGCTTCCCGGCCGGCCAGACCCTGCCCGCCCGGCTGGCCGCCTTCTGGCCGCCGGCCGTCACCGAGGATCTCTTCGAATTTTCCAGCGACGCCGCCGGGGCCAAGGTCCACGGTGTGCTGGGCAAGCCGCTGCGCGCCCAGGGCAAGGCCGACCGCATGTATTTCTACGTCAACGGCCGGCCGGTGCTGGACCGGGTGCTGCTCGCCGCCGTACGCGAGGCCTACAAGGGCCGGCTTTTAGCCCGGGAATACCCCCAAGCCGTCATTTTTTTGGAACTCGACCCGGCCGATCTGGACGTCAACGTGCATCCGGCCAAGACCGAGGTGCGTTTCCGCGACGAGCAGGCCGTGTTCCTCACCCTGCGCCGGGCCGTGGGCGCGGCCCTGGACAAGGCGCTCGTCCACCGCACGGTCCCGGCCCCGGAACCCTGGGTCAAGGCCGGGGCCGAGCCGCCGAAATTCGCCAGCCGCCGCGACTTTTTCGAGGAGCTCGGCCGGGCCGGCGCGCCCTCGCCCCATGAGACCACGCCTTCGGGCCAGTCCGTGCGGGAACGCGCGCCCTTGCCCGGCGATCCGCGAATCCTCAGCAGCAGCTCCTTTGACGAAACCCTGCCGCCCCTGGCCCCGCCCGAGGGCGCGGCCCAGACGGCGGGCCAACCGGCGGGCGGGGCGGCCGGCCGGGCAGGCTCTCGGCCGGCCGCGCCGCTGGCGGACCAAGGCCCGGGCCGGGCGGCGCACCAGCCCCACGGCCGGCGACCGGACCAGGACGCGGCCCAAACCTTTGGCCGGGAGCCGGGTCGCTTCGCGCCGCCCCCTGGGGCGACCCGGGACATGTCGGCCCAGCCGGCGGATCAGGAGGCCTATCCGGCCCGGCCGTCGGGGTATGGGGTGGCCGAAGCCCCGGCCCAGCGCCAGGGGCCGGCCCGCCATTTCGATCCGCCGGCCGTGGCCCGCCGGGCCGCCGCCGAGGCCGCCCTGGAGAACGACGGGGCCGAGGCCGGCGCGCCCCTGTACGCCAGGACCGTGGACGAGCTGGAACCGGCCCTGCCGCCGGACATGCGTTACCTGGGCCAGTTCGACGACACCTATCTCATCGTGGACACTGGCGAGGAGCTGGTGCTGGTGGACCAGCACGCCGCCCACGAACGCGTCATCTACGCCGCCCGGGAGGCGGCCGGCCGGCGCGGCCACAGCCGGCCGCTGGGGATGCCCGTGGAGCTGACGCTGCATCCCTCCGAGCAGGCCCGGCTGCAAACGCTTTTCACCGAACTGCGGTCCATGGGCTTTGTCGTGGACACGCCGCGTCCGGGCATGGCCGCCATCACCGGCGCGCCGCCGGAGCTGACCGTGGGCCAGGCCAAGGAGTACCTGCGCGCCGCCTTGGCCGGCCAGTCCAAGTCCTTGCAGGATTTGTGGATTCTCATGAGCTGCAAGACGGCGATCAAGGCCGGCACGCGGCTCACCGCCGACGAAGCCGTGGCGCTTTTGTCCCAGTGGGCCACGGTCCCGGACCGCGACTACTGCCCCCACGGCCGGCCGGTGACGGTGCGTTTTGGCCGACGCGAGATGGAGAAGATGTTCAAGCGCAAGAAATGA
- a CDS encoding ferritin, producing the protein MLSPTMEKALNDQVHWELYSAYLYVSMATYFEDKGLMGFANWMHVQDQEEKFHAQKFYNYIVERGGRVILQAIEAPPHDWASPLAVFEDALGHEEGVTARIYRLMDLALEERDHGTASFLKWFIDEQVEEEASVADVIAKLKLVDQTPGGAFMLDKDLATRVFTPPTNA; encoded by the coding sequence ATGCTGTCGCCGACCATGGAAAAGGCGCTTAACGATCAGGTGCATTGGGAACTCTATTCCGCCTACCTCTATGTCTCCATGGCCACCTATTTCGAGGACAAGGGCCTCATGGGCTTTGCCAACTGGATGCATGTCCAGGATCAGGAAGAGAAGTTCCACGCCCAGAAGTTCTACAACTACATCGTGGAACGCGGCGGCCGGGTGATCCTGCAGGCCATTGAAGCGCCGCCCCATGACTGGGCCTCGCCCCTGGCCGTGTTCGAGGACGCGTTGGGCCATGAAGAGGGCGTCACCGCCCGCATCTACAGGCTCATGGACCTGGCTCTGGAAGAACGTGACCACGGCACGGCCTCGTTCCTCAAGTGGTTCATCGACGAGCAGGTGGAGGAGGAGGCCAGCGTGGCCGACGTCATCGCCAAGCTCAAGCTCGTGGACCAGACCCCGGGCGGGGCGTTCATGCTCGACAAGGACCTGGCGACCCGGGTGTTCACGCCCCCGACCAACGCCTGA
- a CDS encoding endonuclease III domain-containing protein, giving the protein MKRQTLFLNMYGAMLDAMGPSGWWPAKTPLEMAVGAILTQNTNWQGAAKAVAGLREAGLLDPHVLHAASLEAVAERIRPAGHFRVKAGRLKNLMALIVEELGGDLTALAGYDLDQARDKLLSVKGVGPETADSILLYGLNLPAFVVDAYTARICFRHGLAPEEAGYDELRELFMDALPEDVRLYNEFHALLVRVGNAWCRPRAPKCAACPLERFLQ; this is encoded by the coding sequence ATGAAACGCCAGACGCTTTTTCTCAATATGTACGGGGCCATGCTCGACGCCATGGGACCCAGCGGCTGGTGGCCGGCCAAAACGCCCTTGGAGATGGCCGTGGGCGCGATCCTGACCCAGAACACCAACTGGCAGGGCGCGGCCAAGGCCGTGGCCGGGCTGCGCGAGGCCGGGCTGCTCGATCCGCATGTCCTGCATGCCGCCAGCCTGGAGGCCGTGGCCGAGCGCATCCGGCCGGCCGGGCATTTCCGGGTCAAGGCCGGGCGGCTCAAAAACCTCATGGCGCTTATCGTGGAGGAGCTTGGCGGCGACTTGACCGCCCTGGCCGGCTACGATCTCGATCAGGCCCGGGACAAGCTCTTGTCCGTCAAGGGCGTTGGCCCCGAGACCGCCGACAGTATTTTGCTCTATGGCCTGAACCTACCGGCCTTCGTGGTGGACGCCTACACCGCCCGTATCTGCTTCCGCCACGGCCTGGCCCCCGAGGAGGCCGGCTATGATGAGCTGCGTGAACTTTTCATGGACGCGCTGCCCGAGGACGTGAGGCTATATAACGAATTCCACGCCCTGCTGGTGCGCGTGGGCAACGCCTGGTGCCGGCCGCGCGCGCCCAAATGCGCCGCCTGTCCCTTGGAGCGTTTTTTGCAATGA
- a CDS encoding divergent polysaccharide deacetylase family protein, whose product MVLSGKPVFTAVAALALVATLAVLAALLFGPFPSPPGERQAAKPPKPAVGQQAARKKPEPPKPASKPSPAAPEAATPQGAPPAPTDEHDALTLARALSQAQAQAKGTPPPVHFEEHLPPQAASPENGNGNGNGNGNGPHEVRGKVEPPAGAQPPPPEPAAPPVARDEGKNPRMVVVIDDIGDHPVMAKNLTELPFSVTLAILPNRPRTRSVEAMAASQHVEIILHQPMQPGTYPRVNPGPGALFTDMEPERVKEILADNLSQVPHVKGINNHMGSAFTSDPAGMDAVMAVLKQKGLFFLDSVTSAVSAAPEAARKHGVPFYRRAVFLDNVRNVRTILGQLKTAERNALKNGRAIAIGHPYGETLEALKIWAKERDGRVDVVTLTELGPEF is encoded by the coding sequence GTGGTTCTCTCCGGCAAACCTGTTTTTACGGCCGTGGCCGCCCTGGCCCTGGTCGCTACGCTTGCCGTGCTCGCGGCGCTCCTGTTTGGCCCGTTCCCGTCGCCCCCGGGCGAACGCCAGGCGGCCAAGCCGCCTAAGCCGGCCGTTGGCCAGCAGGCGGCTCGCAAGAAGCCCGAACCGCCCAAGCCGGCGTCCAAGCCGTCCCCGGCCGCGCCCGAGGCTGCGACGCCTCAGGGAGCGCCCCCGGCCCCCACCGACGAACACGACGCCCTGACCCTGGCCCGGGCGCTGTCCCAGGCCCAGGCCCAAGCCAAGGGCACGCCGCCCCCGGTCCATTTCGAGGAGCACCTGCCGCCCCAGGCCGCCTCGCCCGAAAACGGGAACGGCAATGGCAACGGGAACGGCAATGGTCCTCACGAAGTGCGGGGCAAAGTCGAGCCGCCGGCCGGCGCGCAACCGCCGCCGCCCGAGCCGGCCGCCCCGCCCGTGGCCCGGGATGAAGGCAAAAATCCGCGCATGGTCGTGGTCATCGACGACATCGGCGACCATCCCGTCATGGCCAAGAATCTGACCGAACTGCCGTTTTCCGTCACCCTGGCCATCCTGCCCAACCGTCCCCGGACGCGGTCCGTGGAGGCCATGGCCGCCAGCCAGCACGTCGAAATCATTTTGCATCAGCCCATGCAGCCCGGAACCTACCCACGGGTCAATCCCGGGCCGGGCGCGCTTTTCACCGACATGGAGCCCGAGCGCGTGAAGGAAATCCTGGCCGACAACCTGAGCCAGGTTCCCCACGTCAAGGGCATCAACAACCACATGGGGTCGGCTTTCACCAGCGACCCGGCCGGCATGGACGCCGTCATGGCCGTGCTCAAGCAAAAGGGCCTGTTTTTCCTCGACTCCGTCACCTCGGCCGTCAGCGCCGCGCCCGAAGCGGCGCGCAAGCACGGCGTGCCGTTTTACCGCCGGGCCGTGTTTCTGGACAACGTGCGCAATGTCCGCACGATCCTTGGCCAACTCAAGACCGCCGAGCGCAACGCGCTCAAAAACGGCCGGGCCATCGCCATCGGCCATCCCTACGGCGAAACCCTGGAAGCCTTGAAAATCTGGGCCAAGGAACGCGACGGCCGCGTCGACGTGGTGACGCTCACCGAGCTAGGACCTGAATTCTAG
- a CDS encoding SagB/ThcOx family dehydrogenase — MNVNLKFFLKDTIRKMVDFSKTAQNRGLPPPPLQKPYPLGAELVRLAGPGQWQGVRDVPVAQAMAARKSHRSFRQELFTQDELGFLLWATQGLRKSPGLTGGLRTVPSAGCRHAFETYVAIYRVQGLNPGVYRYLPIEHALIEAVTVEDLEEEVAMASFNQGFVSRGAATFIWTAVPARMEWRYGEASYKVMALDAGHVCQNLYLACEAVGAGTCAIAAYDQEAFDAMLGLDGDTEFTIYLAPVGKV, encoded by the coding sequence ATGAACGTGAACCTCAAGTTTTTCTTGAAGGACACCATCCGCAAGATGGTGGATTTTTCCAAGACCGCCCAGAACCGGGGCCTGCCGCCGCCGCCGTTGCAAAAGCCCTATCCCCTGGGCGCGGAGCTTGTCCGGCTGGCCGGGCCGGGGCAGTGGCAGGGGGTGCGCGATGTGCCCGTGGCCCAGGCCATGGCGGCGCGCAAATCCCACCGCAGCTTTCGCCAGGAGCTTTTCACCCAGGACGAACTGGGGTTTCTCCTGTGGGCCACCCAGGGCCTGCGCAAATCCCCGGGGCTGACCGGCGGGCTGCGCACCGTGCCCTCGGCCGGTTGTCGACACGCGTTTGAAACCTATGTCGCCATTTACCGCGTCCAGGGCCTCAACCCCGGCGTCTATCGCTATTTGCCCATCGAACATGCGCTGATCGAGGCGGTCACGGTGGAGGATCTGGAAGAGGAGGTGGCCATGGCTTCCTTCAACCAGGGCTTTGTGTCGCGGGGGGCGGCCACGTTTATCTGGACGGCCGTGCCGGCGCGCATGGAGTGGCGCTACGGCGAGGCGTCCTACAAGGTCATGGCCCTGGACGCCGGCCATGTCTGCCAGAACCTCTATCTGGCCTGCGAGGCCGTGGGAGCCGGCACCTGCGCCATCGCCGCCTACGACCAGGAGGCTTTCGACGCCATGCTGGGGCTGGACGGCGACACGGAATTCACCATCTATCTCGCTCCGGTCGGCAAGGTCTGA